One segment of Trichlorobacter ammonificans DNA contains the following:
- the pta gene encoding phosphate acetyltransferase, translating into MHLVDQIKEKARKNLKTVVLPESYDERMLYAAEKIVKEGLARLVILGDPAKIQAAAAAKGVSLDGVELLNPATSPKLEQYVADFTELRKSKGMTPEEARKLLTAEDNLYYAGMMVRNGDAGGEVAGATGTTGNVLKAAFQTVGPAPGIKTVSSYFFMVTKTPSFGENGIILFADCAVNPNPDAQALAEIAVATAGNCKAFLDVDARVAMLSFSTKGSASHADVDKVTKAMEIAKTIKPDIKIDGELQADAALLPKVGEKKAPGSPVAGKANVLIFPDLDAGNIAYKLVERVAGAEAVGPIIQGLAKPVNDLSRGCSVEDIVNVVAITAVQAGA; encoded by the coding sequence ATGCATCTGGTGGATCAAATCAAGGAAAAAGCCCGCAAGAATCTGAAGACCGTGGTACTGCCGGAAAGCTACGACGAGCGGATGCTGTACGCCGCCGAAAAAATCGTGAAGGAAGGGCTGGCCAGACTGGTGATCCTGGGGGACCCGGCCAAGATTCAGGCCGCGGCAGCCGCCAAGGGGGTCAGCCTGGACGGCGTTGAACTGCTCAACCCGGCCACGTCACCCAAGCTGGAGCAGTACGTGGCCGATTTCACTGAGTTGCGCAAGTCGAAGGGGATGACCCCGGAGGAAGCCCGTAAACTGCTTACCGCCGAGGACAACCTCTACTACGCCGGCATGATGGTGCGAAACGGCGATGCGGGCGGCGAAGTGGCCGGCGCCACCGGCACCACCGGCAACGTGCTGAAAGCCGCCTTCCAGACCGTGGGTCCGGCACCCGGCATCAAAACCGTTTCCTCCTACTTCTTCATGGTCACCAAGACCCCGTCCTTCGGCGAAAACGGCATCATCCTCTTTGCCGACTGCGCCGTGAATCCGAACCCCGACGCCCAGGCCCTGGCGGAGATCGCCGTGGCAACCGCCGGCAACTGCAAGGCGTTCCTGGATGTTGACGCCCGGGTGGCCATGCTCTCCTTCTCCACCAAGGGCAGCGCCTCCCACGCCGACGTGGACAAGGTGACCAAGGCGATGGAGATCGCCAAAACCATCAAGCCCGATATCAAGATCGACGGCGAGTTGCAGGCCGATGCGGCGCTGTTGCCCAAGGTGGGCGAAAAGAAAGCCCCCGGCAGCCCGGTGGCAGGCAAGGCCAACGTCCTGATCTTCCCCGACCTGGATGCCGGCAACATCGCCTACAAGCTGGTGGAGCGGGTGGCCGGTGCCGAGGCGGTGGGGCCGATCATCCAGGGCCTGGCCAAGCCGGTCAACGATCTCTCCCGCGGCTGTTCGGTGGAGGACATTGTGAACGTCGTCGCCATCACCGCGGTGCAGGCCGGCGCCTAA
- a CDS encoding response regulator, with product MARVLLIDDSGFARNLTGKILKQAGHEVVEAEDGLKGLKVVTTESPDCIVADMLMPEMDGLKFLLALRNNALQIPVIILTADVQDKTRSDCLEYGAVEVLHKPPRAETLLAAVTSALERGTP from the coding sequence ATGGCACGTGTTCTGCTGATTGATGACTCGGGATTTGCACGTAACCTTACCGGCAAGATTTTGAAACAGGCCGGTCACGAAGTGGTGGAAGCCGAAGATGGATTAAAGGGCCTGAAGGTGGTGACCACCGAGTCGCCGGACTGTATCGTCGCCGACATGCTCATGCCCGAAATGGACGGCCTGAAGTTCCTGCTGGCGCTGCGCAACAACGCACTGCAGATCCCGGTGATCATCCTGACCGCCGATGTGCAGGACAAGACCCGTAGCGACTGCCTGGAGTACGGTGCCGTTGAGGTGCTCCACAAACCTCCCCGGGCGGAAACGCTCCTGGCTGCCGTCACCTCGGCTCTGGAAAGGGGTACGCCGTGA
- a CDS encoding TrpB-like pyridoxal phosphate-dependent enzyme — protein MQTKILLPEDKIPTRWYNIIPDLPGPLQPVISPRTGQPVTPEEMLAIFPPSILEQEMSNQRWIDIPEPVREIYKLWRPAPLFRAHRLEQALGTPAKIYYKYEGVSPAGSHKPNSAIPQAYYNKVHGIKRLATETGAGQWGSSLALACSMFGLECTIYMVKVSYFQKPYRKSLMQLWGATVHPSPSPHTEAGRALLAQDPENSGSLGIAISEAVEDAATHGDTNYALGSVLNHVCLHQTVIGLEAKEQLQLVGDYPDVVIACCGGGSNFAGIAFPFLADRAAGKNVRCLAVEPASCPTLTKGVYAFDYGDTAKMAPIAKMYTLGHDFMPPGIHAGGLRYHGESPLVSQLYEAGQIEARSLMQTACFEGALLFAKQEGIVPAPESSHAVRAAIDEALLAKEEGKEKTILFSLSGHGFMDMAAYDSYLSGALEDYEYPAELVQESLKSLPKVVM, from the coding sequence ATGCAAACCAAGATTCTGCTGCCTGAAGACAAGATCCCCACCCGGTGGTACAACATCATCCCGGACCTGCCCGGTCCGCTGCAACCGGTGATCTCCCCCCGCACCGGTCAGCCGGTGACCCCGGAGGAGATGCTGGCCATCTTCCCGCCGTCGATCCTGGAGCAGGAGATGTCCAACCAGCGCTGGATCGACATCCCCGAACCGGTACGGGAGATCTACAAGCTCTGGCGCCCCGCCCCCCTGTTCCGCGCCCACCGGCTGGAGCAGGCCCTGGGAACACCGGCGAAAATCTACTACAAGTACGAAGGGGTTTCCCCTGCCGGCTCCCACAAGCCGAACAGCGCCATTCCGCAGGCCTACTACAATAAAGTGCACGGCATCAAGCGCCTGGCAACCGAGACCGGTGCCGGCCAGTGGGGCAGCTCCCTGGCTTTAGCCTGCAGCATGTTCGGCCTGGAATGCACCATCTACATGGTCAAGGTTTCCTACTTCCAGAAGCCGTACCGCAAATCCCTGATGCAGCTCTGGGGCGCCACGGTGCATCCGTCCCCCTCCCCTCATACCGAGGCCGGCCGGGCCCTCCTGGCCCAGGACCCGGAAAACAGCGGCTCTTTGGGAATCGCCATTTCGGAAGCGGTGGAGGATGCCGCCACCCACGGCGACACCAACTACGCCCTGGGCAGCGTGCTGAACCATGTCTGCCTGCACCAGACGGTCATCGGCCTGGAAGCCAAGGAGCAGTTGCAACTGGTGGGGGACTACCCGGACGTGGTGATCGCCTGCTGCGGCGGCGGCTCCAACTTCGCCGGCATCGCCTTCCCCTTCCTGGCGGACCGGGCCGCGGGGAAGAACGTCCGCTGCCTGGCGGTGGAACCGGCCTCCTGCCCCACCCTGACCAAGGGGGTCTATGCCTTCGACTACGGTGACACCGCCAAGATGGCCCCCATTGCCAAGATGTACACCCTGGGACACGATTTCATGCCACCGGGCATCCATGCCGGCGGCCTGCGCTACCACGGCGAGTCACCGCTGGTGTCGCAACTGTACGAGGCCGGCCAGATCGAGGCCCGTTCCCTGATGCAGACCGCCTGTTTCGAGGGGGCACTGTTGTTCGCCAAACAGGAGGGGATCGTGCCGGCGCCGGAATCGTCCCACGCCGTGCGGGCCGCCATCGACGAGGCGCTGCTGGCCAAGGAGGAGGGTAAGGAGAAGACCATTCTCTTCAGCCTCTCCGGCCATGGGTTCATGGATATGGCAGCCTACGACAGTTATCTCTCCGGCGCCCTGGAGGATTACGAATATCCGGCGGAGCTGGTGCAGGAATCACTGAAAAGCCTGCCCAAGGTGGTGATGTAG
- a CDS encoding sensor domain-containing diguanylate cyclase — MSCQPAPDTCFAILDNLPLGAFVLRRDFSVLCWNTLMEDWTGIQRLEIIGRSVADFYPHLAESRYADRIRPLFDGGPSVVFSSQLHHRFIPTSFPNGRERTQHTTVTPLHAGDEIHALVSIQDVTDLTRLAKNARELHAQALREIEERRKAEAQLKLAASVFASTSEGIFVTDANGLILSVNPAFEQITGYSAAEAVGNTPRILKSGKHDQAFYAHIWNSILKEGVWQGEIWDRRKNGEIYPQDMTISAIRDENGFIRKFAAIFSDITERKKIEEQLRYLSMRDGLTALFNRRTFDEELENEWRRAVRSPVPLSLIILDIDYFKFFNDTYGHQDGDRCLRAVANVVGTSVRRTGDLTARYGGEEFVVLLPMTAAADAAGIAEKIRNNVMSLDIEHESSKVSSVVTVSIGVGTIVPSREKSPADLFRMADYALYTAKSEGRNRVVSRHED; from the coding sequence ATGTCCTGCCAGCCCGCACCCGATACCTGCTTTGCCATTCTCGACAACCTCCCTCTGGGAGCGTTCGTCCTGCGTCGCGATTTTTCGGTGCTCTGCTGGAACACCCTGATGGAGGACTGGACCGGCATCCAGCGCCTGGAGATCATCGGCCGCTCCGTTGCCGATTTTTACCCCCACCTGGCGGAGAGTCGCTACGCCGACCGGATCAGGCCGTTGTTCGACGGCGGGCCGTCGGTGGTCTTTTCCTCCCAGCTCCACCACCGCTTCATCCCCACCAGCTTTCCCAACGGCCGGGAACGGACCCAGCATACGACCGTCACGCCGCTCCACGCCGGTGACGAGATTCACGCCCTGGTCTCCATTCAGGACGTGACCGACCTGACCCGGCTTGCCAAGAACGCCCGCGAACTGCATGCACAGGCGCTACGGGAGATCGAGGAACGCAGAAAAGCCGAGGCCCAGCTCAAGCTGGCGGCCTCGGTCTTCGCCAGTACCAGCGAGGGAATTTTCGTCACCGATGCCAACGGCCTGATTCTTTCGGTGAACCCTGCCTTTGAACAGATCACCGGCTACAGCGCCGCCGAGGCAGTGGGCAACACTCCGCGCATCCTCAAGTCGGGCAAACACGATCAGGCGTTCTACGCCCATATCTGGAACAGCATCCTGAAAGAGGGGGTCTGGCAAGGGGAAATCTGGGACCGGCGCAAAAATGGCGAGATATATCCCCAGGACATGACCATCAGCGCCATCCGGGACGAGAACGGCTTCATCCGCAAATTTGCCGCTATTTTCAGCGACATCACCGAGCGGAAAAAGATCGAGGAGCAGCTGCGCTACCTTTCCATGCGTGACGGCCTGACCGCCCTGTTCAACCGCCGCACCTTCGACGAAGAGCTTGAGAATGAATGGCGCCGGGCAGTGCGGTCGCCGGTACCGCTCTCGCTCATCATCCTCGACATCGACTACTTCAAGTTCTTCAACGACACCTACGGCCACCAGGACGGCGACCGCTGTCTCAGGGCCGTGGCCAACGTGGTGGGCACCTCGGTGCGCCGTACCGGCGACCTGACCGCCCGTTACGGCGGCGAAGAGTTCGTGGTACTGCTGCCGATGACCGCCGCGGCCGATGCCGCCGGCATCGCTGAAAAGATCCGGAACAACGTGATGTCCCTGGATATCGAGCATGAATCATCAAAAGTAAGCTCCGTGGTCACCGTCAGCATCGGTGTCGGCACCATTGTGCCGAGCCGCGAGAAATCCCCCGCTGATCTTTTCAGGATGGCGGATTACGCCCTCTACACCGCCAAATCGGAAGGAAGAAACCGTGTCGTCAGCCGCCATGAGGACTGA
- a CDS encoding homoserine dehydrogenase gives MNDIKAGLIGFGNIGAGVVKLLRDNSTVIRDKVGTGITLSRIADLDITSDRGVAVDPAILTTRADDIFNDPEIDIVIELIGGYEPARTFVLKAIAAGKHVVTANKALLALHGAEIYAAAAAKGVEVQYEAAVGGGIPVLSAIKGNLAANRFGSVFGIMNGTCNYILTRMTQEGADFGDVLKSAQELGYAEPDPTFDIEGTDTTHKLAVLASLCFGTSIDFNAIYTEGITGISGIDIRFAEQFGYRIKLLAIGKRTDDGQLEVRVHPTMIPLHNPLADVGGAFNAIRLTGDFVGPVMFYGRGAGQNPTASAIVGDLIEISRSIVAGGGSRRAAPLGFLDSAITTLPLKPMADIVTKFMLRFAALDRPGVLAGIAGKLGEKGISIESMVQTARDNGGEAVPIVIMTHEAREGSIRAALDEIDAFEYICEKSRFIRIEDNLE, from the coding sequence ATGAACGACATCAAGGCAGGGCTGATCGGTTTCGGCAACATCGGCGCCGGGGTGGTGAAACTGCTCCGGGACAACAGCACCGTTATCCGCGACAAGGTGGGCACCGGCATCACGCTCAGCCGCATCGCCGACCTGGATATCACCAGCGACCGGGGAGTGGCGGTTGATCCGGCCATCCTCACCACCCGTGCGGACGACATCTTCAACGACCCGGAGATCGACATCGTCATCGAGCTGATCGGCGGCTACGAGCCGGCCCGCACCTTTGTGCTGAAGGCCATTGCCGCGGGCAAGCATGTGGTCACCGCCAACAAGGCACTCCTGGCCCTGCACGGCGCCGAGATTTACGCCGCTGCCGCGGCAAAGGGGGTGGAGGTGCAGTACGAGGCCGCCGTGGGGGGCGGCATTCCGGTGCTCTCCGCCATCAAGGGAAACCTGGCCGCCAACCGCTTCGGCTCGGTCTTCGGCATCATGAACGGCACCTGCAACTACATCCTGACCCGCATGACCCAGGAGGGTGCCGATTTCGGCGACGTCCTGAAAAGCGCCCAAGAGTTGGGCTACGCCGAGCCGGACCCCACCTTCGACATCGAAGGGACCGACACCACCCACAAGCTGGCGGTGCTGGCCTCCCTCTGCTTCGGCACCAGTATCGACTTCAATGCCATCTACACCGAGGGGATCACCGGTATTTCCGGCATCGACATCCGCTTTGCCGAACAGTTCGGCTACCGGATCAAACTGCTGGCCATCGGCAAGCGGACCGACGACGGCCAGCTTGAGGTACGGGTGCATCCCACCATGATCCCGCTGCACAACCCCCTGGCCGACGTGGGAGGGGCCTTCAACGCCATCCGGCTCACCGGCGATTTCGTGGGGCCGGTGATGTTCTACGGCCGCGGCGCCGGTCAGAACCCCACCGCCAGCGCCATCGTGGGGGACCTGATCGAGATCTCCCGCAGCATCGTGGCCGGCGGCGGCAGCCGCCGGGCCGCTCCCCTGGGATTCCTGGACAGTGCCATCACCACCCTGCCCCTCAAGCCGATGGCGGATATCGTCACCAAGTTCATGCTGCGCTTCGCCGCCCTGGACCGTCCCGGCGTTTTGGCCGGTATTGCCGGTAAGCTGGGGGAGAAGGGGATCAGCATCGAATCCATGGTGCAGACCGCCCGGGACAACGGTGGCGAGGCGGTGCCGATCGTGATCATGACCCACGAGGCACGGGAAGGGTCGATCCGGGCCGCCCTGGACGAGATCGACGCCTTTGAGTATATCTGCGAAAAAAGCCGGTTTATCCGCATAGAAGACAACCTGGAGTGA
- the cbiD gene encoding cobalt-precorrin-5B (C(1))-methyltransferase CbiD codes for MLKPLRSGYTTGACAAAAAKGAALLLRDGTVPDAVTITLPTGDSASFTLHSSCLAAATATCSVIKDAGDDPDITNHAEVRATVTASGGESGIVIEGGCGIGRVTKPGLAVPPGEWAINPVPRHMIGQAVREALPVGSYRVVISIPDGEERANKTLNARLGIIGGLSILGTTGIVRPLSTQAWTDTIDAALGVARACGCPTVVLCTGRTSELAAMRHLQSENPTSFPEEAFIMMGDHVAHALRSCVRHGFPQPLLACQFGKLLKIACGHPNTHAAASEMDLSRLLQWAEAAALPATVTSLIAGANTAREIITASGNDPALLELVCGKAAEAVALHAPSLVPGLLVCGYDGSTILAKPPVPSEK; via the coding sequence ATGCTGAAACCGCTCCGCTCCGGCTACACCACCGGCGCCTGCGCCGCCGCCGCCGCCAAGGGGGCGGCCCTGCTGCTGCGGGACGGCACGGTGCCTGACGCGGTCACCATCACCCTCCCCACCGGCGACAGCGCCTCCTTCACCCTGCACAGCAGCTGTCTCGCCGCCGCTACCGCCACCTGCTCGGTGATCAAGGATGCCGGCGACGACCCGGACATCACCAACCACGCCGAGGTAAGGGCCACCGTGACCGCCAGCGGCGGGGAGAGCGGGATTGTCATCGAAGGAGGCTGCGGCATCGGCCGGGTGACCAAGCCGGGGCTGGCGGTGCCGCCGGGGGAATGGGCCATCAACCCGGTGCCCCGGCACATGATCGGGCAGGCGGTGCGGGAGGCACTGCCGGTCGGCAGCTACCGGGTCGTGATCAGCATCCCCGATGGCGAGGAGCGGGCGAACAAAACCTTGAACGCCCGCCTCGGCATCATCGGCGGCCTTTCCATCCTGGGCACCACCGGCATTGTCCGCCCCCTCTCCACCCAGGCCTGGACCGACACCATCGATGCCGCCCTGGGCGTGGCCCGCGCCTGCGGTTGCCCCACCGTGGTGCTCTGCACCGGCCGCACCAGCGAACTGGCGGCCATGCGCCATCTGCAGAGCGAAAATCCGACTTCATTTCCCGAAGAAGCGTTCATCATGATGGGTGACCATGTGGCCCACGCCCTCCGTTCCTGCGTGCGGCACGGTTTTCCGCAGCCGCTCTTGGCCTGCCAGTTCGGCAAGCTGCTCAAGATCGCCTGCGGTCACCCCAACACCCATGCCGCCGCCTCGGAAATGGACCTCTCCCGCCTGCTGCAGTGGGCCGAAGCGGCCGCTCTTCCCGCCACCGTCACCTCCCTGATTGCAGGAGCCAACACGGCCCGTGAAATCATCACCGCCTCCGGCAACGATCCCGCCCTGCTGGAGCTGGTCTGCGGCAAGGCGGCCGAAGCGGTCGCCCTGCATGCCCCCTCCCTCGTGCCCGGCCTGCTGGTCTGCGGCTACGACGGCAGCACCATTCTCGCAAAACCGCCCGTCCCCTCTGAAAAGTAG
- the trpB gene encoding tryptophan synthase subunit beta, which translates to MSQPDKRGHFGIYGGRYVPETLMPALKELEEAYAHYKNDREFQQEFRFYLEQYVGRPSPLYFAEKLTQKLGGAKIYLKREDLNHTGAHKVNNTIGQGLLARRMGKKRVIAETGAGQHGVATATVAALFGMACEVFMGAEDIRRQALNVFRMKLLGAAVNPVTAGTATLKDAMNEALRDWVTNIQTTFYVIGTVAGPHPYPMMVRDFQAVIGREAKKQHAKAEGRLPDLLVACVGGGSNAMGLFYPFLKDRSVRLIGVEAAGHGIASGAHAAPLCAGSPGILHGQRSYLLQDADGQVAHAHSISAGLDYPGVGPEHAWLKDTGRAEYVSITDDEALAAFQTLTREEGIMPALESSHAVAHALKLAPTLPPDQTMVVCLSGRGDKDIHTVADALGVRF; encoded by the coding sequence ATGAGTCAACCGGACAAGCGCGGCCACTTCGGCATCTACGGCGGGCGGTACGTTCCCGAGACCCTGATGCCGGCTCTGAAAGAGCTGGAGGAGGCCTACGCCCACTACAAGAACGACCGCGAATTCCAGCAGGAGTTCCGCTTCTACCTGGAGCAGTACGTGGGACGCCCTTCGCCTCTCTACTTTGCCGAAAAGCTGACTCAAAAGCTGGGTGGGGCCAAGATCTACCTGAAGCGGGAAGACCTGAACCATACCGGGGCCCACAAGGTGAACAACACCATCGGCCAGGGGCTGCTGGCCCGGCGGATGGGCAAGAAGCGGGTCATCGCCGAGACCGGCGCCGGTCAGCACGGCGTGGCCACTGCCACCGTGGCGGCCCTGTTCGGCATGGCGTGCGAAGTGTTCATGGGGGCCGAGGATATCCGTCGTCAGGCACTGAACGTTTTCCGGATGAAACTGCTGGGGGCGGCGGTGAACCCGGTGACCGCCGGCACCGCCACCCTGAAGGATGCCATGAACGAGGCACTGCGGGACTGGGTCACCAACATCCAGACCACCTTCTACGTCATCGGCACCGTGGCCGGACCCCACCCCTACCCGATGATGGTGCGGGACTTTCAGGCCGTAATCGGCCGGGAGGCCAAGAAGCAGCACGCCAAGGCGGAAGGACGGCTGCCGGACCTGCTGGTGGCCTGCGTCGGCGGCGGCAGTAACGCCATGGGGCTCTTTTACCCCTTCCTGAAAGACCGTTCGGTCCGCCTGATCGGCGTTGAAGCCGCCGGTCACGGCATTGCCAGCGGTGCCCATGCCGCGCCGCTCTGCGCCGGCTCCCCCGGCATCCTCCACGGCCAGCGCAGCTACCTGCTGCAGGACGCCGACGGCCAGGTGGCCCACGCCCACTCCATCTCCGCCGGGCTGGACTACCCCGGTGTGGGGCCGGAACACGCTTGGCTGAAGGATACCGGCCGGGCCGAATATGTCTCCATCACCGACGACGAGGCACTGGCCGCTTTCCAGACCCTCACCCGCGAAGAGGGGATCATGCCGGCCCTGGAGTCGTCCCACGCCGTTGCCCACGCCCTGAAACTGGCCCCCACCCTGCCGCCGGACCAGACCATGGTGGTCTGCCTCTCCGGCCGGGGGGACAAGGATATCCACACCGTGGCCGATGCACTGGGGGTCAGGTTCTGA
- the ribH gene encoding 6,7-dimethyl-8-ribityllumazine synthase, which produces MPTFIEGNLDAKGLKFGIVVSRFNSFICERLLEGALDAIIRHGGSDADINVARVPGAYEIPLTAQKMAESRKYDAVICLGAVIRGSTPHFDYVAAEVSKGVASVSLATGLPIAFGVLTTDTIEQAVERAGTKAGNKGFEAAVTAIETANLFKAL; this is translated from the coding sequence ATGCCAACATTCATCGAAGGCAATCTGGATGCCAAGGGACTTAAATTCGGCATCGTGGTCAGCCGCTTCAACAGCTTCATCTGCGAGCGCCTGCTGGAAGGGGCGCTGGACGCCATCATCCGTCACGGCGGCAGCGATGCCGACATCAACGTGGCACGGGTACCCGGCGCCTACGAGATTCCGCTGACCGCCCAGAAGATGGCGGAAAGCCGCAAGTACGACGCCGTGATCTGCCTGGGCGCCGTCATCCGCGGCTCAACCCCCCATTTCGACTACGTGGCCGCCGAGGTTTCCAAGGGAGTTGCCTCCGTCTCGCTGGCAACCGGGCTGCCCATCGCCTTCGGCGTCCTCACCACCGACACCATCGAGCAGGCGGTGGAGCGGGCCGGCACCAAGGCCGGCAACAAGGGTTTCGAGGCAGCGGTCACCGCCATCGAAACCGCCAACCTCTTCAAGGCGCTCTGA
- a CDS encoding paraquat-inducible protein A, which produces MNHTAAHLVACHECGLLLREIALPPGSAAVCCCCGATLYRNSPDSIRRTLALTLAAAVFFIVANSYPILGIEIQGNRNAATLAGAVQALWHQQMYSISSLVCITAILVPALELSLLLYLLVPLQLQRQPPGIPLILRLITAIKPWGMVEVFMLGLLVSLVKLQSDFSILPGVALWSFAVLTLLLAAVAASFNPREIWMRLDYRSTRQAAA; this is translated from the coding sequence ATGAATCATACCGCTGCCCACCTGGTTGCCTGTCACGAATGCGGTCTGCTGCTGCGGGAGATAGCGCTCCCTCCCGGCAGTGCCGCGGTCTGTTGCTGTTGCGGCGCCACACTCTACCGCAACAGCCCCGACAGCATCAGACGCACCCTTGCCCTGACCCTGGCGGCGGCCGTTTTCTTCATCGTCGCCAACAGCTACCCAATCCTGGGGATTGAAATCCAGGGAAACCGCAACGCCGCCACGCTGGCCGGTGCCGTGCAGGCACTTTGGCACCAGCAGATGTACAGCATCTCATCGCTGGTCTGCATCACCGCCATCCTGGTGCCGGCCCTGGAGCTCTCCCTGCTGCTCTATCTGCTGGTGCCGCTTCAGTTGCAACGGCAACCTCCCGGCATTCCGCTCATCCTGCGTCTCATAACGGCCATCAAGCCCTGGGGGATGGTGGAGGTGTTCATGCTGGGCCTGCTGGTTTCCCTGGTAAAGCTGCAAAGCGACTTCTCCATACTGCCCGGCGTGGCTCTCTGGTCCTTCGCGGTACTGACCCTGCTCCTGGCCGCCGTGGCGGCATCGTTCAATCCCCGTGAAATCTGGATGCGCCTTGACTACCGCTCAACGAGGCAGGCCGCGGCATGA
- a CDS encoding chemotaxis protein CheC — protein MIVTSPELKDALKEIINIGVGKAAGMLNDLLNNHITLEVPHVDVISFSDIDNSLGVMRTTPVSAVRLSFRGPINGVSSLVFPPDSASKLVDVLIGEESFSDDLDALKIGTLSEVGNIILNAVMAAFGNLLETRLTYSIPAYVEGSIASVLHLEMERSAPVLSATTRFTVESYRVEGEIILLFEIGSFDYLKHAVDAALSA, from the coding sequence GTGATCGTCACCTCCCCCGAACTGAAGGATGCCCTTAAAGAGATCATCAACATCGGTGTCGGCAAGGCTGCCGGCATGCTCAACGACCTGCTCAACAATCACATCACCCTGGAAGTGCCTCACGTTGATGTGATTTCCTTCAGTGATATCGACAACAGCCTCGGGGTGATGCGCACCACACCGGTGTCGGCGGTGCGGCTGAGTTTCAGGGGGCCGATCAACGGGGTTTCCTCCCTGGTCTTTCCGCCGGACAGCGCCTCCAAGCTGGTGGATGTGCTGATCGGCGAAGAGTCGTTTTCCGACGATCTGGACGCGCTCAAGATCGGCACCCTGAGTGAGGTGGGCAACATCATCCTCAACGCGGTGATGGCCGCCTTCGGCAACCTGCTGGAAACGCGGCTCACCTACTCCATCCCGGCCTACGTGGAAGGAAGTATCGCCTCGGTGCTGCACCTGGAGATGGAGCGCTCGGCACCGGTGCTCTCCGCCACCACCCGCTTTACCGTGGAAAGCTACCGGGTCGAGGGGGAAATTATCCTGCTGTTCGAGATCGGCTCCTTCGATTACCTCAAGCACGCGGTCGACGCCGCCCTGAGCGCCTGA
- the nusB gene encoding transcription antitermination factor NusB has protein sequence MGQRRAGRELALQILYARDAGKQELRETLRGFREGVEADQRTREFAEALVQGVEEHRDAIDAAITARSKNWSLSRMPRVDLNVMRLAAFELLFRSDIPKKVSINEAIEIAKKYGDKESPAFVNGILDELDACPKDEERSTPE, from the coding sequence ATGGGACAACGCCGCGCGGGCCGTGAACTGGCCCTGCAGATACTGTACGCCCGTGACGCGGGAAAGCAGGAGTTGCGGGAGACCCTCCGGGGATTCCGGGAGGGGGTGGAGGCTGACCAGCGGACCCGCGAGTTCGCCGAAGCGCTGGTCCAGGGAGTGGAGGAGCACCGCGACGCCATCGATGCCGCCATCACGGCCCGTTCCAAGAACTGGTCCCTTTCCCGCATGCCCCGGGTTGACCTGAACGTGATGCGGCTGGCCGCCTTTGAGCTGCTGTTCCGCTCCGACATTCCCAAGAAGGTCAGCATCAACGAGGCGATCGAAATCGCCAAAAAATATGGAGACAAGGAATCTCCCGCCTTTGTGAACGGCATCCTGGACGAGCTTGACGCCTGCCCGAAGGACGAAGAGCGGAGCACACCTGAATGA
- a CDS encoding phosphoribosylanthranilate isomerase gives MTRVKICGITDPEDALAAVAAGADALGFVFYRESPRHIFPEEAVRIIAQLPPFVQAVGLFVNEDPATVNGIADLCRLDLVQLHGDEPADYCPLIRRRVLKAFRVRSLTCLEPMAAYRTAGFLLDAYSPSCYGGSGTTFNWEIAREAVNRHQRIVLAGGLAPDNVAEAIRQVKPSAVDVSSGVERGPGKKDHQKVREFIRAAKEALP, from the coding sequence ATGACCCGAGTGAAAATCTGCGGCATAACCGATCCCGAGGATGCCCTGGCCGCGGTAGCGGCCGGGGCCGACGCCCTGGGATTCGTTTTTTACCGGGAATCTCCCCGTCACATCTTCCCGGAGGAGGCGGTGCGGATCATCGCCCAGCTCCCCCCCTTCGTGCAGGCCGTCGGCCTGTTCGTCAACGAAGATCCGGCCACGGTCAACGGCATCGCCGATCTCTGCCGTCTCGACCTGGTACAGTTGCACGGCGACGAACCCGCCGACTACTGCCCCCTGATCCGGCGCCGGGTGCTCAAGGCGTTCCGGGTACGCAGCCTCACCTGTCTGGAGCCGATGGCCGCCTACCGGACCGCCGGCTTCCTGCTGGACGCCTACTCCCCTTCCTGCTACGGCGGCAGCGGCACCACCTTCAACTGGGAGATCGCCCGGGAGGCGGTGAACCGTCACCAGCGGATCGTGCTGGCCGGCGGGCTCGCCCCGGACAACGTGGCCGAAGCAATCCGGCAGGTGAAGCCCTCTGCCGTGGATGTCTCCAGCGGTGTTGAGCGTGGGCCGGGCAAAAAAGATCATCAGAAGGTGCGGGAGTTCATCCGCGCTGCAAAGGAAGCACTACCATGA